DNA from Macadamia integrifolia cultivar HAES 741 chromosome 12, SCU_Mint_v3, whole genome shotgun sequence:
GACTTGGGGATTCGCTTACATGGGTGCTCTGTTAGTTTTAACCCTGGATCGGGTATATCTGGTTGGTGCTATTGTGCTTCATTGTTTGTATCAGGTACAGAATAAATCCACACTTGAGTTGGGAAAGGAGAATGTAGATATGCAGTCGAAGCCAAACTAATGGCAATCTTAAATGCACTTGAAATCGTCCAAGCCAAGGGACTTCTTAATGTAAAGATTGCATCAGTATGGTTGTGGTGAAGAACATCAATTCAACAAATTGCTTACTATGGGACTGGTCTCTTCTCATTATCATTTGACATTTTGTTTCGAAAGCTTCTATATGTCTATCTAGCTCATGGTTTAGGACACTAAAGTCTATAGTCTAGAGACAGGTTTAAAGAACCGGAATCAGATCAGCTGAATTGGTCATGACCGATCCTGATTCTGGCTGATTTAGAGCAGTCGATCTATGCTGTGTTTTTAGATTCCAGCCAAAATCTCGAGAGATTCCAACTGAACCGGAATTAGAATCGGCTGAACCTATTAAAGATACCTATTTCATGCTTATAACCTTGCTACAGGTGAGTAGCGAGCCTCTTAATCCACAACATTTGAGCATAGGGTTGGATTGTAGGTGGTTCTGAGTCTTCTGATGACCACATAGGATGGGGGtgggatatttttcttttggggttttAAGTCCTATTTAGGGCCCATAGGCCAACTAGTTTGGTAATGGCTCTCTTTGCGAAAGCGAGAGTCCAATGGCATGTCTCCTGCTAGTTGGTAATTGTTATCTTTGTCAAAGCAAGGGGCCAATGGCATGTCTCATGTTCAATTCCCATCCCTACTAAGCAATTGTTAATGGCTCCAGGTTGGAGTTTAATGAGGGAGATAACCAGTTGGTAATGGCTCTCTTTGTCGAAGCAAGAGGCCAATGGTATGTCTCGTTTTCACGACTTCCTGCCCTCATTAGGCAGTTGGTAACATGGCTCTGGATGGGAGTTTAATGAAGAAAATAGCCCTTCAGAGTCCCTTCAGTTTGGTTATTAGACCCTGTAATGAGAGAGAAATGAGTCCAAGAACTGGTGTAGGAAGcgaggccaatgggagggcgcATGGGTCGGGGTAAGGTAGTCTTGGGGCAGCATAGTTTTTTCACATCCACGTATTTGAGGCATAGGCAATACCAGATTGACAgggtttttccccttttaataaataaaattcccTTGACAATTCCAGATGGTATTGTTGTGAAACATGTGCTGGCCAATCATGGATTTGACCTCCCACTGGGTAGCGTAGTCTTGATGTTGTTCTTCCCCTTGGTGCCTCTTGTGGTGGTCTTGGAGTTATCATTCGAAATTATTTGGGAGCTCTTATGCACGCAATCTCAGATACATCATCATTTGTCGATGTTCTTGTGGGAGAATTTTGTGCTCTTAGATGTGGCTTTTAGAGTGCTGtcgatggaggattcccttacatTTTTGTGGAGTCATATAATGCTTCTCTTATAGATGTAATTAATAAGCAATCCCTTCCATCCCCATTGATATTTTTGTTATTGTCACTGATATCAAACTCCTTACCTCTAAATGTCGAAAATGTAATTTCTTCTCTATTCTTGGGAAAGTAAACGATGTTGTTCATTCCCTAACTCAGAAAACCCTATCTGTAGGATGTAAGATAGATTCACCATTTTCCACTCCTTGATTTCTAGATCTTTGTAATCAGGATGCACTACTGAGCTTCCCATGCCCTcttttgcaataaaaaaaaacaagcgTGCCATCCACCGAACACATGATAATGTAATTTGATTGAGGCTTTTTGCCCTTTCAATTCGGGTCGGACTATCCCAAGTCTCACTCACTTCAACCACAAGAGACCCAaaatctctctctgtctctctctctcttatcatcATCAGTCACATTTGAAGCCCCGCGATTATcattttattatcattattaacAAGGCAAAAAACAGTAAAAGGAATAAAGGATGGGAAACTGGGGATAATAATTAATCCCAAGTAGTAACCAGATGAGGATGAAATAATCAAGAGCTTCCTCAAACAGCAACTTTAGGTTTacgtctctttctctctcttactcatTTACTTTCTCACTCTATCGTTTACTCTTCCCAAGAGTTGGCTTTCAGAGTGAGTTTCCTAGTTTCATCGTCCCTCTTCCCTGCGCCTGCCTTTATTCttgaattaattttttcttccccattctttctctctctctctctctctctctctcttgaattaattttttcttccccattctttctcgctctctctctctctctcttcactaatcataataataatggaAAGATCAGAAAGATCAGTCTGAGGACTACTTTTTGTCTCTGTTTGGCCGCTGGCACTCGAAGCAAATCTCACTTGAACTAAGCAGAGAGAAGAGTTATTAAGTTCCATCTATTAGCTAGGGACACATCATCTAAGCttccttatctctctctctctcattctcctcCATTCTCCACCGTAATGGCAGAGTTGCAGCCCCAAGAAGGTCCGATCAATGGCGGAGGAGCCACAGTGGGAGCTTTGTCCGAGAATCTGGGTCCCTCTTTGGGCTCCAAGAGGCAACGTCGACCAAGCGTCCGATTAGGCGACATCGGCGACCAGCCAGCGACGCTCTCGTACGATTCGTACGTTCGGCGAACCAAGCAGTGGAAGTTCGCCGCCGACAACAACGAGGCCAAGTATCGGAACCCCTTTCAGAAGGACAGCAGTGCCATCCCCAAAGCTTCCAAGATTCGACCTCTCACCAACTTGGTGAATGGTGGAGATTGCCATGAAACCCTAGAAGGCGAAGATAGGAACCTTTCAGGTGACGGTAATTTGGATTCGCTGGCGATTGGGAACCGCAAAGGGAAGGATTCGAAGGTGAGGAGAGGGGGTGGTGGGACAGGGGGAGGAGGGACGAAGAGGGTCAGATCCAATTGGGTTTCCAAGGTTGACGAAGGAGGAACAGAAGGAGGCGACAAGTTCAGTGGTGGAGAAGACGGGGAAGAAGGATACAGGGATTTCGATCAGGAGGGTTCGGAGAGCCCTTTGAAAGAACAGAGCCCGATTCAGTCTTTGGAAAATATGCCTATTGATTTGCGGCAAACTTCTGATAGGGGACATGGGAATGAAAGGGAGGTGCATTTTCCCGGGCAGA
Protein-coding regions in this window:
- the LOC122057223 gene encoding uncharacterized protein LOC122057223 produces the protein MAELQPQEGPINGGGATVGALSENLGPSLGSKRQRRPSVRLGDIGDQPATLSYDSYVRRTKQWKFAADNNEAKYRNPFQKDSSAIPKASKIRPLTNLVNGGDCHETLEGEDRNLSGDGNLDSLAIGNRKGKDSKVRRGGGGTGGGGTKRVRSNWVSKVDEGGTEGGDKFSGGEDGEEGYRDFDQEGSESPLKEQSPIQSLENMPIDLRQTSDRGHGNEREVHFPGQRRLLWSRVSESRDHDAVELDGPSDTDARDWKCGTSEDRNGIGEGGICRSLEDGVRMWLNGIGLGRYAPVFEIHEVDDEVLPLLTLEDLKDMGINAVGSRRKMYCAIQKLGKGFS